The Nitrospira sp. genome contains a region encoding:
- a CDS encoding catalase, producing MKKEKKTKGSAKVQNLATVHENSEDKLLTTNQGLRINDDQNSLKAGERGPSLLEDFHLREKITHFDHERIPERIVHARGTGAHGVFQVYKSMAAYTKAPFLQDPSLRTPVFVRFSTVAGSRGSTDLARDARGFAVKFYTEEGNFDLVGNNIPVFFIQDAMKFPDLVHAVKPEPHHEMPQAASAHDTFWDFISLMPESMHMILWVMSDRAIPRSYRMMEGFGVHTFRFVNEKGTSRFVKFHWKPLLGVHSVVWDEAQKISGLDPDFHRRDLWEAIENGAFPEWELGVQLIEEKDEHAFDFDLLDPTKIIPEELVPVQRVGKLTLNRNPDNFFAETEQVAFHPGHLVSGIDFSDDPLLQGRLFSYTDTQLLRLGGPNFHEIPINRPVAPVHNNQRDGHMRQTINQGRVSYHPNSLGGGCPMQAKADMGGFVSYGERMGGVKVRARSKKFFDHFSQATLFWNSQSHPEKNHIVQALRFELGKVEVPAIRERMVFLLAQVDKTLASLVAQGLGIAVPAKVDGPMNLSVPADGLVDEFQPKRRISSLDRSPALSMATTVKEGIATRKIAILATDGVDEMAITGMKKALTDAGAKAKVVSPRLGIVKGVKGGQVAVDFSFLTAGSVLFDALYLPGGEQSVEALKGDAKALLFIKETYLHCKVIAATDAGMDLLATAQLGPDKTTKSHAEGIRQDGQRLLAGDEGIVTGRGTQIGQVSGNFIKAVAQHRHWDREAKGQMPA from the coding sequence ATGAAAAAAGAGAAGAAAACCAAGGGCAGCGCCAAAGTACAGAACCTCGCCACAGTTCACGAGAACAGCGAGGACAAACTGTTGACCACGAATCAGGGTCTTCGGATCAACGACGATCAGAATTCTCTCAAGGCAGGGGAACGGGGCCCTTCGTTGCTCGAGGATTTTCACCTGCGCGAGAAGATCACACACTTTGATCATGAGCGAATTCCCGAGCGCATCGTGCATGCCCGGGGGACGGGCGCTCATGGGGTTTTCCAAGTCTACAAATCAATGGCGGCGTACACCAAGGCTCCATTTCTCCAAGATCCTTCACTCCGCACCCCCGTGTTTGTGCGCTTCTCAACCGTGGCCGGATCACGCGGCTCGACCGACTTAGCGAGAGACGCTCGCGGATTCGCCGTGAAGTTTTACACAGAGGAAGGGAATTTCGACCTGGTCGGCAACAATATCCCCGTGTTTTTTATTCAGGACGCGATGAAATTCCCAGACCTGGTTCACGCCGTTAAACCTGAGCCCCACCATGAGATGCCGCAGGCGGCTTCCGCGCATGACACCTTTTGGGATTTCATCTCGCTGATGCCCGAGTCGATGCACATGATCCTGTGGGTGATGTCCGACCGGGCGATTCCTCGAAGCTATCGGATGATGGAAGGATTCGGCGTGCATACGTTCAGGTTCGTCAACGAGAAAGGCACATCCCGATTCGTGAAGTTTCACTGGAAACCCCTCTTGGGTGTGCACTCCGTGGTCTGGGATGAAGCCCAAAAGATTTCCGGTCTGGACCCTGATTTTCACCGTCGCGACTTGTGGGAAGCCATTGAAAACGGGGCTTTCCCGGAATGGGAATTGGGTGTCCAACTCATTGAGGAAAAAGACGAGCATGCGTTTGACTTCGACCTGTTGGACCCGACGAAGATCATTCCAGAAGAACTTGTTCCGGTACAACGGGTGGGCAAGCTGACCCTCAATCGAAACCCAGACAACTTTTTTGCGGAGACAGAACAAGTGGCGTTTCATCCGGGCCATCTGGTCTCCGGAATCGATTTCTCCGATGATCCGCTTCTCCAAGGCCGCCTCTTCTCCTACACGGACACCCAATTGCTCAGACTCGGTGGCCCCAATTTTCACGAGATCCCTATCAACCGTCCAGTGGCTCCTGTCCACAACAATCAACGAGATGGACATATGCGACAAACGATCAACCAAGGCCGGGTCAGTTATCATCCCAATTCATTGGGCGGCGGATGCCCCATGCAAGCCAAAGCCGATATGGGAGGGTTTGTCAGTTATGGCGAGCGCATGGGAGGGGTGAAGGTCCGCGCGAGAAGCAAGAAGTTTTTCGATCACTTCAGCCAGGCAACCCTGTTCTGGAATAGTCAATCACATCCGGAGAAGAACCATATTGTACAAGCCTTGCGCTTTGAACTGGGCAAGGTCGAGGTGCCGGCCATTCGAGAGCGGATGGTCTTCTTGCTCGCTCAAGTGGACAAAACGCTCGCCAGCTTAGTGGCGCAGGGGCTGGGCATAGCCGTTCCCGCCAAAGTAGACGGTCCCATGAATCTGAGCGTGCCGGCCGACGGGCTCGTTGATGAGTTCCAACCGAAGCGACGTATTTCCTCGTTGGACCGATCTCCGGCTTTAAGCATGGCAACCACGGTCAAAGAAGGAATTGCGACCCGCAAGATCGCCATCCTTGCCACGGATGGAGTAGACGAGATGGCGATTACTGGGATGAAGAAAGCGCTGACGGACGCGGGGGCAAAAGCGAAAGTGGTGTCTCCCAGACTCGGTATCGTGAAAGGCGTCAAGGGGGGGCAGGTTGCCGTCGATTTCAGTTTTCTGACGGCTGGGTCGGTTCTCTTTGATGCGCTCTATCTTCCAGGTGGAGAGCAGAGTGTGGAAGCACTGAAAGGGGACGCAAAAGCACTCCTGTTCATCAAAGAAACCTATCTGCACTGCAAGGTCATTGCGGCTACCGATGCAGGCATGGACTTATTGGCGACGGCGCAACTCGGCCCAGACAAGACAACGAAGAGTCATGCAGAGGGCATCCGGCAAGACGGTCAGAGACTGCTGGCCGGAGACGAAGGTATCGTCACCGGCCGGGGCACCCAGATTGGACAGGTATCAGGGAACTTCATCAAGGCCGTGGCTCAACATCGCCATTGGGACCGGGAAGCGAAAGGACAGATGCCGGCATAG
- a CDS encoding response regulator, producing the protein MAQPLRVLLLEDQETDAELMMRELARAGFDPTWNRIDTEKELLECVNRPYDLILSDNTMPSFDALTALDWLQKLQVDIPFIIVSGSIGEEQAVALLRHGAADYIMKDRLDRLGSAVERVLEQKRLRDDNRIAHAALQTRTKELMLSQERLRALASDLTLTEQRERRKLAGDLHDYLAQLLVAGRMKLRQASTCVAKEPGTRLVAELDQILDESLRYTRTLIADLAPPALQEFGLSHALRWLSEHMQTRGLTVDVQVGSARLNLPDDQAILVFQSVRELLLNILKHAGTNHAKIEVANTSTELRITVTDNGQGFDHASLTAAPDSASSRFGLFSITERMMAMGGRLEIDSSPGCGTRIAMVLPYWPVSATPGLQEESCDEGLRTSNVDHPGLYSGVTEQPSPQSTPIRVVLVDDHVMVRQGIKSLLDGHENLRVVGEASDGQQAVALTAELRPDVVIMDVNLPVMDGVTATSRIHKDHPDTIVIALSVQGDRQIIQAMAEAGAAAFVSKESVTEELYAAIHRAVIAKQPLPSTS; encoded by the coding sequence ATGGCTCAACCGTTGCGCGTCTTGTTGTTGGAAGATCAGGAAACAGACGCTGAATTGATGATGCGCGAGCTGGCGCGAGCCGGTTTTGATCCCACCTGGAACCGGATCGATACGGAAAAGGAATTGCTCGAATGTGTGAATCGGCCATATGACCTGATTCTCTCCGACAATACGATGCCCTCCTTTGACGCGCTGACCGCTCTTGACTGGCTGCAGAAACTCCAGGTCGATATTCCGTTCATTATCGTGTCCGGCTCCATCGGTGAAGAGCAAGCCGTGGCGTTGCTGCGTCATGGCGCGGCGGACTACATCATGAAGGATCGTCTCGATCGATTGGGATCCGCCGTGGAACGCGTGCTCGAACAAAAGCGGTTGCGTGACGACAATCGAATCGCCCATGCCGCGCTGCAAACGCGGACGAAGGAGCTCATGCTTTCCCAGGAACGGTTGCGCGCGCTCGCCAGCGATTTGACACTCACGGAACAGCGGGAACGGCGCAAGTTGGCGGGCGATCTCCACGACTATTTGGCCCAGCTGCTTGTTGCGGGGCGAATGAAGTTGCGACAAGCCTCGACGTGTGTCGCCAAGGAACCCGGCACGCGGCTTGTCGCGGAGCTCGATCAAATTCTGGACGAATCCCTCCGCTATACGCGTACCCTCATCGCCGATCTCGCTCCTCCGGCGCTGCAGGAATTCGGATTGTCTCACGCGCTTCGATGGCTGTCCGAGCACATGCAGACTCGCGGACTCACCGTGGACGTGCAGGTCGGGTCGGCCCGCCTCAATTTACCGGATGATCAGGCAATCTTGGTTTTTCAATCCGTTCGAGAACTACTGCTCAACATCCTGAAACATGCGGGGACGAATCACGCCAAGATTGAAGTTGCCAATACATCCACAGAATTGCGCATAACGGTCACGGACAATGGACAAGGTTTCGATCATGCGTCGTTGACTGCCGCTCCGGATTCGGCATCCTCCAGGTTCGGGTTATTCAGCATTACTGAACGCATGATGGCAATGGGAGGGCGGTTGGAGATCGATTCGTCGCCGGGTTGTGGGACGCGGATTGCGATGGTTTTGCCGTATTGGCCCGTCTCGGCGACACCCGGACTTCAGGAGGAGTCTTGCGACGAGGGCCTCCGTACCAGCAATGTGGATCATCCTGGCCTCTATTCAGGAGTCACAGAACAGCCCTCTCCGCAATCGACGCCGATCCGGGTCGTGTTGGTCGACGATCATGTCATGGTTCGGCAAGGGATCAAAAGCCTCCTGGATGGGCATGAAAACCTTCGTGTGGTTGGAGAGGCGTCCGATGGTCAGCAGGCCGTTGCCTTGACTGCAGAGCTGCGGCCGGACGTCGTCATCATGGATGTCAATCTGCCGGTGATGGACGGAGTCACGGCGACGAGCCGGATTCATAAGGACCATCCGGATACCATCGTGATTGCATTGTCCGTCCAAGGCGATCGCCAGATCATCCAAGCGATGGCGGAGGCCGGCGCCGCAGCCTTCGTTTCGAAGGAATCTGTGACGGAAGAGTTGTACGCGGCGATCCATCGCGCCGTGATCGCCAAGCAGCCCCTGCCCAGCACTTCTTGA
- a CDS encoding NAD(P)/FAD-dependent oxidoreductase: MAFPSTVRCCDVIIIGGGLAGLSAAIYLGRSRRDTVLIHTNRSMAKWESDVQNYLGFPKGIDGENLLARGMQQVVRIEVVIVEEDIHSLIKDGETFSLSGSGTLYRARRVLLATGLTHLPPEIPGVRECLGRSLFFCKDCDAYQSQGKNIVIIGGNNEAADYALAMLAFTSSVTICTNGGPPQWDVDRAGWLEEYAVPIQHERIRSLLHHDGQLTGLALEGGNSVTVEGVFTTRDDLYHHDLATCVGAQLDEEGQIIVDYCLKTTVPGLYAAGCVTPANCQMIIAAGQGAIAGQAINRDLFEDSLKRHTLPRYGDANRIKEQTISPSPVKGIS, translated from the coding sequence ATGGCTTTCCCCTCTACGGTGCGGTGCTGTGACGTCATCATTATCGGAGGCGGATTAGCCGGATTATCCGCGGCCATTTATCTCGGCCGAAGTCGCCGCGACACCGTGCTCATCCACACGAATCGGTCGATGGCCAAGTGGGAGTCCGATGTCCAGAACTATTTAGGATTTCCGAAGGGAATCGATGGCGAGAATCTCCTCGCGCGAGGAATGCAGCAGGTCGTTCGTATTGAAGTAGTGATAGTCGAAGAGGATATTCATTCGTTGATTAAAGATGGCGAGACATTCTCGCTTAGCGGGTCAGGCACCCTCTATCGTGCTCGACGCGTGTTGCTGGCTACCGGCCTCACACATCTTCCGCCGGAGATTCCCGGCGTGCGGGAATGTCTGGGACGCAGTCTGTTCTTCTGCAAAGATTGCGATGCGTACCAGTCTCAAGGGAAAAACATCGTCATCATCGGGGGAAATAATGAGGCGGCGGACTATGCGTTAGCGATGCTGGCCTTCACATCGAGTGTGACGATCTGCACGAATGGAGGGCCTCCTCAATGGGATGTCGATCGGGCCGGGTGGCTTGAAGAATATGCGGTCCCAATTCAACACGAGCGCATTCGCTCGTTGTTGCACCACGATGGGCAGCTCACCGGCCTTGCTCTGGAAGGGGGCAATTCCGTGACGGTCGAAGGAGTGTTTACGACACGGGATGATCTCTACCATCACGATCTCGCCACATGCGTGGGTGCGCAACTAGATGAGGAAGGCCAGATCATCGTTGACTACTGTCTCAAAACAACCGTCCCTGGACTGTATGCGGCGGGATGCGTAACGCCGGCCAACTGCCAAATGATTATTGCTGCGGGACAGGGAGCCATTGCCGGTCAAGCAATCAACCGAGATTTGTTCGAGGACAGTTTGAAGCGCCATACGTTGCCGCGTTATGGAGATGCGAACCGAATAAAAGAACAGACTATCTCACCTTCACCAGTTAAGGGGATTTCCTGA
- a CDS encoding CBS domain-containing protein — protein sequence MNTNFESAMLTVAPRPRSGIAGESTNDEAYGVLPGEDRLVKDIMTREIAEADASILIDQAIDIMRDRDVAVLVVSRDNEPVLALTESDMAHITLACKDRGETTAMHELINRRIAIRCHEEAILADAIHAMVDHRIRHVPVVDAKHTLVGALSLMNAVGALTPDAAAIWLAKMQQWSDNESNMDDGRQLSGGGD from the coding sequence GTGAACACGAATTTTGAGTCGGCAATGCTCACTGTCGCTCCTCGTCCTCGTTCCGGCATTGCTGGAGAGTCGACCAATGATGAAGCCTATGGAGTCCTTCCGGGAGAAGACCGCCTTGTGAAGGACATCATGACACGCGAAATAGCCGAGGCCGATGCTTCCATCCTGATCGATCAGGCGATTGATATTATGCGGGATCGGGACGTTGCCGTTCTCGTTGTGAGCCGAGACAACGAGCCGGTCCTCGCACTGACGGAATCCGACATGGCTCACATCACCCTCGCTTGCAAAGATCGCGGTGAGACAACCGCCATGCATGAATTGATCAACAGGCGCATCGCAATTCGATGTCATGAGGAAGCGATCCTGGCCGATGCCATACACGCAATGGTCGACCATCGCATCCGCCATGTTCCGGTGGTGGATGCGAAGCATACTCTGGTTGGGGCGCTTTCGCTGATGAATGCGGTAGGCGCTCTCACGCCGGATGCCGCGGCGATCTGGCTTGCGAAGATGCAACAGTGGTCGGACAATGAATCGAACATGGATGACGGTCGGCAACTCTCCGGAGGGGGAGATTAA
- a CDS encoding response regulator transcription factor, with the protein MERTTVPANGRTAFRPPVHVLVVDDHRLLRQELRNMLGFSREFTVVGEAVDGTQACELAQQLQPDVILMDIHMPKMNGIDATRWIKTRLPHIMIIGLSVNTSGAAAHDMKAAGASAYLSKEIAPEDLCQAIYSAMTK; encoded by the coding sequence ATGGAACGCACAACAGTTCCCGCTAATGGCAGGACAGCCTTCAGACCCCCCGTGCACGTGCTCGTGGTCGATGATCATCGTCTGCTCCGCCAAGAATTGCGGAACATGCTCGGCTTCTCTCGCGAGTTCACGGTTGTCGGCGAAGCTGTAGACGGAACGCAGGCCTGCGAGCTGGCGCAGCAGTTACAGCCCGATGTCATCCTGATGGATATCCATATGCCCAAGATGAATGGGATCGACGCGACGCGGTGGATCAAGACGAGGCTCCCTCACATCATGATTATCGGGCTCTCGGTCAATACGAGCGGCGCAGCCGCACATGACATGAAAGCCGCGGGCGCGTCGGCCTACCTGAGCAAAGAAATTGCCCCGGAAGATTTATGCCAGGCCATCTATTCTGCGATGACGAAGTAA
- a CDS encoding response regulator, which translates to MIVPEDISVLLVEDNEDDVELTIRVFQQYHLANHIHVVRDGAEALDCLFKQGAYAERNVCAQTRLILLDLKLPKVDGLEVLRRCKSEERTKSIPVVVLTSSREEQDVIESYKLGVNSYIVKPVDFHQFVEAVRQLNLYWLVLNQGPA; encoded by the coding sequence ATGATAGTACCGGAAGACATCTCGGTCTTGTTGGTCGAGGATAATGAGGATGACGTCGAGCTGACCATCCGGGTATTTCAGCAGTATCATCTCGCCAACCATATCCATGTGGTTCGCGACGGCGCAGAAGCCCTGGACTGTCTGTTCAAGCAGGGTGCCTATGCCGAGCGCAATGTCTGCGCGCAAACACGCTTGATTCTCTTGGACCTCAAACTGCCGAAAGTCGATGGCTTGGAAGTCCTCCGCCGCTGTAAGAGCGAAGAGCGGACGAAATCCATTCCCGTCGTCGTGTTGACTTCCTCGCGTGAAGAGCAGGACGTGATCGAAAGTTACAAGTTGGGCGTCAATAGCTATATCGTGAAGCCGGTGGATTTTCATCAATTCGTCGAGGCGGTGAGACAGTTGAATCTGTATTGGTTGGTCTTGAATCAGGGGCCGGCGTAA